In Candidatus Margulisiibacteriota bacterium, the following proteins share a genomic window:
- the rpsE gene encoding 30S ribosomal protein S5: MRYQDRNRDSEFKEKVVSIARVTKVVKGGKKMGFRAVVVVGDMKFRVGLGIGKAAEVSAAIRKGVEAAKKAIMEVPIINGSIPHDVHGKFSASKVVLRPAPRGTGVIAGGSVRTILELAGVKNIVAKKIGSANSINVARATLNGLSLLKRLDQVTKERGKEPNVHYVKSE, translated from the coding sequence ATGAGATATCAGGACAGGAACCGAGATTCGGAATTTAAAGAAAAAGTAGTCAGCATCGCCCGGGTGACCAAAGTGGTCAAGGGGGGTAAAAAGATGGGTTTCCGCGCCGTCGTGGTCGTTGGCGACATGAAGTTTCGGGTCGGTCTCGGCATCGGGAAAGCGGCTGAAGTTTCGGCCGCGATCCGCAAAGGTGTTGAGGCGGCCAAGAAAGCGATCATGGAAGTGCCGATCATCAATGGCTCGATCCCGCACGATGTGCACGGTAAATTTTCGGCCAGCAAGGTCGTCTTGCGCCCGGCTCCCCGGGGAACCGGCGTTATCGCCGGCGGCTCCGTCCGGACGATCCTCGAACTGGCCGGGGTTAAGAATATCGTTGCCAAAAAGATCGGTTCGGCCAATTCGATCAACGTGGCGCGAGCGACCCTGAACGGGCTTAGCCTTTTGAAACGGCTCGATCAGGTGACCAAAGAAAGAGGAAAGGAACCGAACGTACATTATGTTAAATCTGAGTAA
- the rpsQ gene encoding 30S ribosomal protein S17 has translation MVERGNPKVRQGVVVSDKMQKTIVVRVERVFRHPKYHKVVRMAKKFKAHDEQNQYKIGDLVEIMETKPISKDKHWRVVRRVNVDSAA, from the coding sequence ATAGTGGAAAGAGGTAATCCAAAAGTCAGACAGGGTGTGGTAGTCAGCGATAAGATGCAGAAAACCATCGTTGTTAGAGTCGAGAGGGTTTTTCGGCACCCGAAATATCATAAGGTGGTCCGGATGGCGAAGAAATTCAAAGCTCATGACGAGCAGAACCAGTACAAGATCGGGGACTTAGTCGAGATCATGGAGACGAAACCGATCTCGAAAGACAAACATTGGCGCGTAGTGAGGAGGGTTAACGTTGATTCAGCCGCGTAG
- the rplP gene encoding 50S ribosomal protein L16 gives MALIPSKTKFRKHQRRRLNGEASRGNTLHFGEFGLQSEECVYLTTNQIESARKAMTHFFKRGGKIWLRVCADKVVTAKPAETRMGSGKGAPAKFVVPIKRGHIIFEIAGVSLEDAQRAFELASYKLPMAVRLVVKQ, from the coding sequence GTGGCACTAATACCATCGAAAACAAAGTTTAGGAAGCACCAGCGCCGCCGGCTCAACGGCGAGGCTTCCCGGGGGAATACTCTCCACTTCGGTGAGTTTGGCTTGCAGTCGGAAGAATGCGTTTATCTGACGACCAATCAGATCGAATCGGCCAGAAAAGCGATGACCCATTTTTTTAAACGCGGCGGCAAGATCTGGCTCCGGGTCTGCGCCGACAAGGTCGTGACGGCGAAGCCGGCCGAGACCCGCATGGGGAGCGGTAAAGGGGCGCCGGCCAAGTTTGTCGTTCCGATTAAGCGCGGTCATATCATATTCGAGATCGCCGGCGTCAGCCTGGAAGACGCCCAGCGGGCTTTCGAACTGGCCAGTTATAAATTACCGATGGCGGTCCGGCTGGTGGTGAAACAATGA
- the rplE gene encoding 50S ribosomal protein L5 — protein MKDLRQDYHKIIVKKLQDKHNYKNAMSVPRLEKLVINRGVGEARENPKAIEVSAAELAGIVGQKPLVINSKKAIANFKLKGNTPIGLKVTLRGKRMWQFVNKLIGICLPKIRDFRGVNPKSFDGRGNYSMGIKEQLIFPEVDYNKVDAVRGMDITFVTSARTDAEARDLLEALGIPFRTHDV, from the coding sequence ATGAAAGATCTACGACAGGATTATCATAAAATTATCGTCAAAAAGCTGCAGGATAAGCATAACTACAAGAACGCGATGTCGGTTCCGCGACTGGAAAAGCTGGTGATCAACCGGGGGGTCGGCGAGGCGAGGGAAAATCCCAAAGCGATCGAGGTTTCCGCGGCCGAACTGGCCGGCATTGTCGGGCAGAAGCCGCTGGTGATCAATAGTAAAAAAGCGATCGCCAACTTTAAGCTCAAAGGGAACACCCCGATCGGCTTGAAGGTCACCCTCCGCGGGAAGCGGATGTGGCAATTCGTCAATAAATTGATCGGTATTTGTTTGCCGAAGATCCGCGACTTCAGAGGGGTCAATCCCAAGTCGTTCGATGGTCGGGGGAATTACTCCATGGGGATCAAAGAACAGTTGATCTTCCCGGAAGTCGATTACAACAAGGTTGACGCGGTTAGAGGGATGGACATCACGTTCGTGACCTCGGCCCGGACCGACGCCGAAGCCAGAGATCTTTTGGAGGCGCTCGGCATCCCGTTCCGGACCCACGATGTATAA
- the rplN gene encoding 50S ribosomal protein L14 — protein sequence MIQPRSILKVADNSGARTLMVIRCLGGSNRKFSGVGDMIVGVVKEVMPNMTVKDGEVVFAVVVRTKKKLRRSDGSYVCFDDNAVVIVAKDKNPRGTRVFGPIARELREQDYMKIISLAPEVV from the coding sequence TTGATTCAGCCGCGTAGTATCTTAAAAGTTGCCGATAATAGTGGCGCTCGGACCCTGATGGTCATTCGCTGCCTCGGCGGGTCGAACCGCAAGTTTTCCGGGGTGGGCGATATGATCGTTGGCGTGGTCAAAGAAGTAATGCCGAACATGACCGTTAAAGACGGCGAAGTTGTTTTCGCGGTGGTTGTTCGGACCAAAAAGAAGCTCCGTCGGAGCGACGGTTCCTACGTTTGTTTCGACGATAACGCGGTCGTGATTGTCGCCAAAGACAAGAACCCGCGCGGGACCCGCGTTTTCGGGCCGATTGCCCGGGAATTGCGCGAACAAGATTACATGAAGATTATTTCACTGGCCCCGGAAGTAGTGTAA
- the infA gene encoding translation initiation factor IF-1 has product MAKDKDVIELEGEVTEALPSALFRVKVETGQLILAHVSGKIRKNYIRILPGDKVRVELSPYDLTRGRITYRLK; this is encoded by the coding sequence ATGGCAAAAGACAAAGATGTAATCGAACTGGAAGGCGAAGTGACGGAGGCTCTGCCGAGCGCGCTTTTCAGGGTCAAGGTCGAAACGGGACAATTGATCCTGGCGCACGTTTCAGGCAAGATCCGAAAAAATTACATTCGGATCCTCCCTGGAGATAAGGTCAGAGTTGAGCTCTCGCCTTACGACTTGACCCGGGGCCGAATTACGTATCGTTTAAAGTGA
- the rplO gene encoding 50S ribosomal protein L15, giving the protein MLNLSNLKPKAGAKKRKKRVGRGTSSGLGKTCGRGHKGQTSRSGGTKGSRFEGGQTPLYRRLPKRGFKNYPFRVVYQVFNLSEIERAQKATGLIKILGSGELKGPVEVKAHKVSAAAKKKIEAAGGKVTLINA; this is encoded by the coding sequence ATGTTAAATCTGAGTAATTTAAAGCCCAAAGCGGGCGCTAAAAAAAGAAAAAAACGGGTCGGTCGCGGAACCAGTTCCGGTCTCGGCAAAACCTGCGGTCGCGGCCACAAAGGGCAGACCAGTCGTTCCGGTGGAACCAAGGGATCGCGGTTTGAAGGCGGGCAGACCCCGCTTTACCGCCGCTTGCCGAAACGTGGTTTCAAGAATTATCCGTTCCGGGTCGTTTACCAGGTGTTTAACCTGTCGGAAATTGAGAGAGCGCAAAAGGCCACCGGTTTGATCAAGATCCTCGGCTCCGGGGAATTGAAAGGACCGGTTGAAGTCAAGGCTCATAAGGTCAGCGCCGCGGCGAAAAAGAAGATCGAAGCAGCCGGCGGGAAAGTAACGTTAATTAATGCTTAA
- the rplX gene encoding 50S ribosomal protein L24 codes for MENTTRIKKGDTVLMLSGKNKGKKGKVVKVNPEKGTLIAEGINVAKRHQKPMNKMPGGIIDKALPFLASKAILVCPRCGKPTRVGITKVEGKNRRTCKKCKEIMDKV; via the coding sequence ATGGAAAATACAACAAGAATTAAAAAAGGCGACACGGTGCTGATGCTTTCCGGCAAAAACAAAGGGAAGAAAGGGAAAGTTGTCAAAGTCAATCCGGAAAAAGGGACCTTGATCGCTGAAGGGATCAACGTTGCCAAGCGCCACCAGAAGCCGATGAACAAGATGCCGGGCGGTATTATTGACAAGGCCCTGCCGTTCCTGGCTTCGAAGGCGATCCTTGTTTGTCCGCGCTGCGGCAAGCCGACCCGCGTCGGCATTACAAAAGTCGAAGGAAAAAATCGGCGCACTTGCAAAAAGTGCAAAGAAATAATGGATAAGGTATAA
- the rpsH gene encoding 30S ribosomal protein S8, whose translation MDPIADLLVRVNNAIKVRKDTVDIPHSKMKEGILKILLEEGFIGKFDVIARMNKKVLRVALKYNDNRRSVIVGVKRVSTPGRRVYVGSKAIPRIQAGFGLAIISTPKGLMTDDAARKQKIGGEMLCYVW comes from the coding sequence ATGGATCCAATAGCAGATTTGTTGGTTAGAGTAAACAACGCGATCAAGGTCAGAAAGGATACGGTTGATATTCCTCATTCCAAAATGAAGGAAGGGATCCTCAAGATCCTGCTGGAAGAAGGGTTTATCGGCAAGTTCGACGTCATCGCCCGCATGAACAAGAAAGTTTTACGGGTCGCTCTTAAGTATAACGATAATCGCCGCAGCGTGATCGTCGGCGTCAAACGGGTCAGCACCCCCGGCCGCCGGGTTTACGTTGGCAGCAAGGCGATCCCGCGCATTCAGGCCGGTTTCGGTTTAGCGATAATTTCTACGCCAAAGGGGCTAATGACCGACGACGCTGCCCGCAAGCAGAAGATCGGCGGCGAGATGCTCTGTTACGTGTGGTAG
- the rpsM gene encoding 30S ribosomal protein S13: MVRLIGIDLPPNKRIIVGLTYIYGIGDTLSEEILAKANVSPETKVKDLTDSEVVTIRDVLKDYRLEGDLRKDISMHIKRLIDIGSYRGSRHRKGLPVRGQRTRTNGRTRRGKRKTVGLGRKKEEKT; the protein is encoded by the coding sequence ATGGTACGTCTGATTGGTATCGATTTGCCGCCCAATAAAAGGATAATTGTCGGCTTAACTTATATTTACGGGATTGGCGACACGCTAAGCGAGGAAATCCTAGCGAAAGCGAACGTCAGCCCTGAAACTAAAGTTAAAGACCTGACCGATTCCGAAGTCGTCACGATCCGTGACGTGCTCAAGGATTACCGGTTGGAGGGGGATCTCCGCAAAGATATCTCCATGCATATCAAGCGCTTGATCGACATCGGTTCATACCGCGGTTCGCGCCACCGCAAAGGTTTGCCGGTTCGCGGACAGCGGACCCGGACCAACGGCCGCACCCGCCGGGGCAAGAGAAAGACCGTCGGGCTTGGAAGGAAAAAGGAGGAAAAGACATAA
- the map gene encoding type I methionyl aminopeptidase — protein MAISIKTEKEIQLMREAGAIAAEALAELKDYLKTGITTAELDAYGEKVIRERGAEPVFKGYRGYRHATCLSVNSEVVHGIPGGRLIKDGDIVSIDVGVKYKGYCGDNAATFPVGKISGKTEKLLRAGKEALRAGIKQARVGKRLGDISHAIQKAGEKQGFSVVRELYGHGIGREMHEDPLVPNFGFPGEGIHLQAGMIIAIEPMLNTGTWRIKTLDDGWTVVTEDGGLSCHFEHTVLITKGDPEILTLWQKTKM, from the coding sequence ATGGCGATTTCGATTAAAACCGAAAAAGAGATCCAGTTGATGCGCGAAGCCGGCGCGATCGCGGCTGAAGCCTTGGCTGAATTGAAAGATTACCTGAAAACGGGGATCACGACCGCCGAGCTTGACGCTTACGGTGAAAAGGTCATCCGCGAACGAGGGGCCGAGCCGGTTTTTAAGGGGTATCGCGGTTACCGGCACGCGACTTGTCTCTCGGTCAATTCGGAAGTGGTCCACGGGATCCCTGGCGGACGACTGATCAAAGATGGAGACATTGTCAGTATCGATGTCGGGGTCAAGTATAAGGGTTATTGCGGCGACAATGCCGCGACTTTCCCGGTCGGCAAGATCTCCGGCAAAACGGAGAAGCTCTTACGGGCCGGAAAAGAGGCGCTTCGGGCGGGGATCAAACAGGCCCGGGTCGGCAAGCGGTTAGGGGATATTTCCCACGCGATCCAGAAAGCCGGCGAGAAACAAGGCTTTTCAGTTGTCCGTGAACTTTACGGCCACGGGATCGGTCGGGAGATGCACGAAGACCCGTTGGTGCCGAATTTCGGGTTCCCCGGAGAAGGGATCCACCTTCAGGCCGGAATGATCATCGCGATTGAGCCGATGCTGAACACGGGGACTTGGCGGATAAAGACTCTTGATGATGGCTGGACGGTCGTGACCGAAGACGGCGGGCTTTCTTGCCATTTCGAGCACACGGTTTTGATCACTAAAGGTGATCCGGAGATATTGACCTTATGGCAAAAGACAAAGATGTAA
- the rplF gene encoding 50S ribosomal protein L6 — MGRIGKRILEIPKGVDIKLTPEGNVSVKGPKGTLAFDFKPIVKVVIDNGKLLTNIVETTCEAQAMQGLYNSIIENMITGVTKGFEKELDLVGVGYRATLAGKKLQLQLGYSHPVEFEPPQGIDFEVQGGTRIKIKGIDAQKVGAIACEIRLTRKVEPYKGKGIRYVGEVVRRKAGKAAKATSGGKS; from the coding sequence ATGGGAAGAATAGGCAAAAGAATATTAGAGATCCCCAAAGGCGTCGATATCAAACTCACGCCGGAAGGGAATGTCAGCGTTAAAGGACCGAAAGGGACCCTGGCGTTTGATTTCAAGCCGATCGTCAAGGTTGTGATCGATAACGGCAAGCTGCTGACCAATATCGTCGAGACTACTTGTGAAGCGCAGGCGATGCAGGGTCTTTACAACAGCATTATCGAGAATATGATCACCGGCGTGACTAAAGGCTTTGAAAAAGAACTAGACTTAGTCGGCGTCGGCTATCGCGCGACCCTGGCTGGCAAGAAGCTTCAATTACAGCTTGGATATTCGCACCCGGTTGAGTTTGAGCCGCCCCAAGGGATTGATTTTGAAGTTCAGGGGGGGACCAGGATCAAGATCAAAGGGATCGACGCCCAAAAGGTCGGCGCGATCGCTTGCGAGATCCGGTTGACCAGAAAAGTTGAACCCTATAAAGGGAAAGGGATCCGTTACGTTGGCGAAGTAGTCAGACGCAAAGCCGGTAAAGCGGCCAAGGCGACGTCGGGAGGCAAGAGCTAA
- a CDS encoding adenylate kinase, translating into MILVLLGPPGSGKGTQAKLIADAKKLPHISLGDLLREEVRIGSEIGKKAKEFMDAGKLVPDELTIALARKRISNPDCQVGFIMDGFPRSAAQAEAFDAMLKELNRSIDYVLYFKIDQEEVVSRLSGRRSCKDCGAVYHLEHSPSKVADKCDICGGELILRQDDNPSVIRTRFEVYEKSTRPLVDYYGKTGKMVEIDASLPIEKAFNNVLKVLANATAL; encoded by the coding sequence ATGATCTTGGTTTTACTTGGACCGCCCGGATCGGGGAAAGGGACGCAGGCGAAGTTGATCGCGGACGCGAAAAAACTGCCGCACATCTCTTTAGGCGATCTGTTGCGGGAAGAAGTTCGGATCGGTTCGGAGATCGGAAAAAAGGCGAAAGAATTCATGGATGCCGGCAAATTGGTGCCGGACGAGCTGACGATCGCGCTGGCCAGGAAACGGATCAGTAATCCGGATTGTCAGGTCGGCTTTATCATGGACGGTTTTCCGCGTTCCGCGGCCCAGGCGGAAGCGTTCGACGCGATGCTTAAAGAGTTGAACCGGTCGATCGATTACGTCCTCTATTTCAAGATCGATCAGGAAGAAGTGGTCAGCCGGCTTTCGGGCCGCCGGAGCTGCAAAGATTGCGGCGCCGTCTACCACCTGGAGCACAGTCCGTCGAAAGTCGCCGACAAATGCGACATTTGCGGGGGAGAATTGATCCTGCGCCAGGACGACAATCCGAGCGTGATCCGGACCCGTTTTGAAGTTTACGAAAAATCAACCAGACCATTGGTCGATTATTACGGCAAGACCGGAAAGATGGTGGAGATTGACGCTTCCTTGCCGATTGAAAAAGCGTTCAATAACGTGCTCAAGGTCCTGGCTAATGCCACTGCTCTTTGA
- the secY gene encoding preprotein translocase subunit SecY encodes MLNFVSGLVNIADLRKKFLFTVGMIVLFRVGVHIPVPGIDTVKLAGLFGGGNVLGFLDLFTGGAFMRFSIFAMGIVPYINASIIMQLLQVVVPQLEELAKEGDAGRKQIASYTRYLTVVLAAFQAFGMSFWLRGVMVDGYSFLVFLLGTIISLTAGSTLVMWFGELITERGIGNGASILIFVGIVSRIPSNISQTITLVRGGASFFGVLILLLAFLAMIVAIVLVQEAQRRIPVQYAKRVVGRKMYGGQSTYIPMRINQGGVIPIIFASSVLMFPATLAQFIPNPAVQSFVQLFSPSGSLYMFLYFGLIFFFTYFYTAITFNPTELAENIKKYGGFVLGIRPGKPTAQYLEYVITRLTLVGALFLSLVAIVPTIVESLTHITSFQGLGSTALLIMVGVALDLVRQIQTHLVTRQYEGIIA; translated from the coding sequence ATGCTTAACTTTGTTTCCGGTCTGGTCAATATAGCCGATTTAAGGAAAAAGTTTTTATTCACGGTCGGCATGATCGTCCTTTTCCGGGTCGGCGTGCATATCCCGGTCCCGGGGATCGACACCGTCAAGCTGGCCGGGTTATTCGGTGGCGGCAACGTCCTTGGTTTTCTGGACCTGTTCACCGGCGGCGCGTTTATGCGCTTTTCGATCTTCGCGATGGGGATCGTACCGTACATTAACGCGTCGATCATCATGCAGCTTCTGCAGGTCGTGGTCCCCCAGCTCGAAGAGCTGGCGAAAGAAGGGGACGCCGGCCGCAAGCAGATCGCGAGCTACACTCGCTATCTGACGGTTGTCCTGGCCGCCTTTCAGGCGTTCGGCATGTCGTTTTGGTTGCGCGGGGTCATGGTTGACGGTTATAGTTTTCTTGTTTTCCTGCTGGGAACGATCATTTCCCTAACGGCAGGCAGTACCTTGGTAATGTGGTTCGGTGAGTTGATCACCGAACGGGGAATTGGGAACGGCGCTTCGATCCTGATCTTTGTCGGGATCGTTTCGCGCATCCCGTCCAATATCAGCCAGACGATAACGTTGGTCCGGGGGGGGGCGTCATTTTTCGGCGTCTTGATCCTGCTCCTGGCTTTTTTGGCGATGATCGTGGCGATCGTCCTGGTCCAGGAAGCCCAGCGGCGGATCCCGGTCCAATACGCCAAAAGGGTCGTGGGCCGGAAAATGTATGGCGGACAATCGACCTACATTCCGATGCGGATCAATCAGGGGGGGGTTATCCCGATCATTTTTGCTTCATCGGTCCTAATGTTCCCGGCGACGCTGGCCCAGTTCATTCCGAACCCGGCCGTGCAAAGTTTTGTCCAGCTCTTTTCGCCGTCGGGTAGTTTGTACATGTTCCTGTATTTCGGATTGATCTTTTTCTTTACGTATTTTTATACGGCGATCACGTTCAATCCGACCGAGCTGGCCGAGAACATTAAGAAATACGGCGGGTTTGTTCTGGGGATCAGGCCTGGTAAGCCGACCGCCCAGTATTTGGAATATGTTATTACCAGGCTGACTTTGGTGGGGGCCCTTTTCTTGTCGCTGGTGGCGATCGTGCCGACAATTGTGGAAAGCTTGACCCACATCACGTCGTTCCAGGGACTCGGTTCAACCGCGCTGCTGATCATGGTCGGCGTCGCGCTTGATCTGGTCCGTCAGATCCAGACCCATCTGGTGACCCGCCAGTACGAAGGAATAATCGCATGA
- the rpmJ gene encoding 50S ribosomal protein L36, with protein sequence MKVRSSVKKICDKCKIVRRRGRVYVLCENPKHKQRQG encoded by the coding sequence GTGAAAGTAAGATCGTCAGTTAAAAAAATATGTGATAAATGCAAGATTGTCCGCCGGCGCGGTCGGGTCTACGTTCTGTGCGAGAACCCGAAGCATAAGCAGCGGCAAGGTTAA
- a CDS encoding type Z 30S ribosomal protein S14: protein MAKKCWLEKLKREPKFSTRLVHRCFVCGRRRAYIRKFGLCRLCFRKMAHQGQIPGVVKSSW from the coding sequence ATGGCGAAAAAGTGTTGGTTGGAAAAATTAAAACGTGAGCCGAAGTTTTCGACCCGGCTGGTCCACCGCTGTTTTGTCTGCGGCCGCCGGCGCGCTTATATTAGAAAATTCGGGCTTTGTCGTCTTTGCTTTCGGAAGATGGCGCACCAAGGTCAAATCCCAGGCGTGGTCAAATCCAGCTGGTAA
- the rpsD gene encoding 30S ribosomal protein S4, producing the protein MGRHIEATCKLCRREGEKLFLKGEKCYTEKCPYSRRSYAPGQHGKLPARVSEYQIRLREKQKARRIYGLGEKQFAGYFDKAAKRKGVTGEQLLQYLERRLDNVVYRLGFATSRQAARQIVRNGGIIVNEKKVNIPSFSVKVGDLIKVNAKIVKLAKEALEKFPDKITPKWLALSGEAEGKIVSLPTRDEIDAAIAENLIVEYYSR; encoded by the coding sequence ATGGGCAGACATATTGAAGCGACCTGTAAGCTTTGCCGCCGGGAAGGCGAAAAGCTTTTTCTCAAAGGGGAGAAGTGCTATACCGAGAAGTGTCCTTATTCGCGGCGTTCCTACGCTCCGGGACAGCACGGCAAACTGCCGGCCCGCGTTTCCGAATATCAGATCCGTTTGCGCGAAAAACAGAAAGCCCGCCGCATTTACGGTTTGGGCGAGAAGCAATTCGCCGGCTATTTCGATAAAGCCGCCAAGCGCAAAGGGGTGACCGGAGAACAGCTGCTGCAATATCTTGAACGCCGGCTGGACAACGTGGTTTATCGCCTTGGGTTCGCTACTTCCCGTCAGGCGGCAAGGCAGATAGTCCGCAACGGCGGGATCATCGTCAACGAGAAAAAGGTCAACATCCCTTCCTTCTCCGTGAAGGTCGGCGATCTGATCAAGGTTAACGCCAAGATCGTGAAATTAGCGAAAGAAGCGCTCGAAAAGTTCCCTGACAAGATTACGCCGAAATGGCTGGCCTTGTCCGGTGAGGCGGAAGGGAAGATCGTTTCTCTGCCGACCAGGGACGAGATCGACGCGGCGATCGCCGAAAATCTTATCGTTGAGTATTATTCTCGGTAA
- the rpmC gene encoding 50S ribosomal protein L29: protein MKISELRELSVGELTKKASELRKELFTLRIQKSGQQVKNPLKQRELRRGIARVLTIVNEKAAKKPVPAKEGK from the coding sequence ATGAAGATCAGCGAATTAAGAGAATTATCGGTCGGCGAATTAACTAAAAAAGCGTCGGAGCTTAGAAAAGAACTTTTTACGCTCCGGATCCAAAAATCCGGACAGCAGGTCAAGAACCCTCTGAAACAGCGGGAGCTGCGCCGGGGGATCGCCAGAGTTTTGACGATCGTTAACGAAAAGGCGGCTAAAAAGCCGGTTCCTGCCAAGGAGGGCAAATAG
- the rpsK gene encoding 30S ribosomal protein S11 → MEETAAKAPAAPKKKKDKRKVHSVGVAHIQATFNNTIVSITDSNGGVVSWSSAGANGFKGTKKGTPFAASAAAEKAAAKALEMGVREVSVLVKGPGAGRETAIRSLQGAGLEISSIKDVTPIPHNGCRPPKRRRV, encoded by the coding sequence ATGGAAGAAACAGCGGCTAAGGCGCCAGCAGCGCCTAAGAAAAAGAAAGATAAAAGAAAGGTTCACTCGGTTGGGGTCGCGCATATCCAGGCGACTTTCAACAACACGATTGTTTCCATTACCGATTCCAATGGTGGTGTCGTTTCCTGGTCATCGGCCGGGGCGAATGGTTTTAAAGGAACAAAAAAAGGGACTCCGTTCGCGGCGTCAGCCGCTGCCGAAAAGGCGGCCGCTAAAGCGCTGGAAATGGGAGTTCGTGAGGTCAGTGTTTTGGTCAAAGGACCGGGCGCGGGCCGTGAAACGGCGATCCGTTCTTTGCAGGGGGCGGGACTGGAGATCAGTTCCATTAAAGACGTTACCCCCATTCCGCATAACGGCTGCCGGCCTCCCAAGAGGAGGAGAGTCTAA
- the rpsC gene encoding 30S ribosomal protein S3 has protein sequence MGQKVHPKGLRLGIIEEWDSYWYADDQNFKKLLQEDVELRSYLKNTLYKAGVSRIKISRKANQIEVDLNTAKPGLIIGKGGKEVAALREQLIKKLGKTVQLNIHEEPNPDSCAILMAENIAQQLEKRISFRRAMKQGVSRSLRAGSKGIKIMCGGRLDGAEIARSEWYRSGRVPLQTLRARIDYGFAEAMTLYGKIGIKVWIYKGEVLPEVKETKSGTNTIENKV, from the coding sequence ATGGGTCAAAAGGTCCACCCAAAAGGTTTAAGGCTCGGAATTATTGAAGAATGGGATAGTTATTGGTATGCCGACGACCAGAACTTCAAGAAATTATTGCAAGAAGACGTGGAGCTGCGCAGTTATCTGAAGAACACGCTTTATAAAGCGGGGGTTTCCAGGATCAAGATCAGCCGTAAAGCGAATCAGATCGAAGTTGATCTTAATACTGCCAAGCCTGGTTTGATCATCGGTAAAGGCGGCAAAGAGGTCGCGGCCCTGCGCGAACAGTTGATCAAGAAACTTGGCAAGACGGTCCAGCTCAATATTCATGAAGAACCGAATCCTGATTCCTGCGCCATTCTGATGGCGGAGAATATCGCCCAACAGTTAGAGAAGCGCATTTCTTTCCGCCGGGCGATGAAGCAAGGTGTTTCCCGCTCCCTGCGCGCCGGCTCCAAAGGGATCAAGATCATGTGCGGCGGCCGCTTGGACGGCGCCGAAATCGCCCGCAGCGAATGGTACCGGAGCGGCCGGGTGCCGCTGCAGACCTTGCGCGCCAGGATCGATTATGGCTTTGCCGAAGCGATGACCCTTTACGGGAAGATCGGCATAAAAGTTTGGATCTACAAGGGCGAAGTCTTGCCTGAAGTAAAGGAGACGAAGAGTGGCACTAATACCATCGAAAACAAAGTTTAG
- the rplR gene encoding 50S ribosomal protein L18, translating into MAIRKKKVFGTLERPRLAVFRSIKNIHAQVIADSEGRTLAAASSIEKDLVKNGGNIAAAKKIGKLIAERAKAKGVKKVVFDRGSFIYHGRVKALADAAREGGLEF; encoded by the coding sequence ATGGCGATCAGAAAGAAAAAAGTATTTGGAACACTGGAACGGCCGCGCTTGGCTGTTTTCCGCAGCATTAAGAATATTCACGCGCAAGTCATTGCCGACAGCGAAGGCCGGACCCTGGCGGCCGCTTCCTCGATTGAAAAAGATCTGGTCAAAAACGGCGGGAATATTGCCGCCGCCAAGAAGATCGGCAAACTGATCGCGGAAAGAGCGAAAGCTAAAGGGGTCAAGAAAGTTGTTTTTGACCGGGGCTCTTTTATTTATCACGGTCGGGTAAAGGCGCTGGCGGACGCGGCTCGCGAAGGAGGACTGGAATTCTAA